One Rhizophagus irregularis chromosome 5, complete sequence DNA window includes the following coding sequences:
- a CDS encoding mitochondrial 37S ribosomal protein bS21m — protein sequence MLINILKKQQLILRPLALLRSKHTKSSEQIPTPFKRAPIVMHSRVQQIAAPKEGDKSTTAGRTVIVGNNVMAGYRKLWTILNSNKIRQEVRRNRYYEKPFLKRQRIKMEIEQKKFKDSVRKKVQLVLQMKARGM from the exons atgttaatCAATATTCTCAAAAAACAACAGCTTATATTACGTCCTTTAGCTCTACTTCGTTCAAAACATACGAAAAGTTCGGAACAAATCCCAACACCATTTAAAAGAGCGCCAATTGTTATGCATTCAAGAGTTCAACAAATAGCTGCACCAAAAGAAGGCGATAAAAGTACTACAGCAGGTCGCACTGTTATAGTAGGAAATAATGTTATGGCTGGTTATAGAAAATTATGGACTATacttaattcaaataaaatccGTCAAGAAGTTAGAAGAAATAGATATTATGaaaaaccttttttaaaaagacaACGTATTAAAATGGAAATTGAACAGAAAAAATTTAAGGATTCTGTTAGGAAAAAGGTTCAATTGGTTTTACAAATGAAAGCAAG agGTATGTAA